A window of Bacteroidota bacterium contains these coding sequences:
- a CDS encoding glyoxalase, producing the protein MTKIDPIIAVKDVEASSKWYQSMFDCRSMHGGKEFDVLISEKDEVLICLHKWGEHGHPTMANPHITPGNGLIIYFRTGNMNFIRHNVEKTGWPIEEDIHLNPNSMKKEFSIKDPDGYYLTISEFHKYEG; encoded by the coding sequence ATGACAAAAATTGACCCAATAATAGCTGTAAAAGATGTTGAAGCCAGTTCTAAATGGTATCAATCAATGTTTGATTGCAGAAGCATGCACGGAGGAAAAGAATTTGATGTTTTGATCTCTGAAAAAGATGAGGTCTTAATTTGTCTTCACAAATGGGGAGAACACGGGCATCCTACAATGGCAAACCCACATATTACCCCTGGCAATGGGCTAATCATTTATTTCAGGACAGGGAATATGAATTTTATACGCCACAATGTTGAAAAAACAGGTTGGCCTATTGAAGAAGATATTCACTTAAATCCAAACTCAATGAAAAAGGAATTTTCAATTAAAGATCCAGACGGATATTATTTGACAATAAGTGAATTTCACAAGTATGAAGGTTAA
- a CDS encoding DUF1211 domain-containing protein produces MNKARLEMFSDGVIAIIITIMVLELKVPHEATWDALLKLWPVFISYIVSFTMLGIYWGNHHHLIHTIKEVRGSILWANLHLLFWLSLIPFATGWMGENHFEKKTVAVYALLENLCGVAYYILLMVMKACNRNNEALLELLRKQSKKGSISCIIYTIAMIAALYNALAGGILILLVAIMWLIPDRNIERAAKE; encoded by the coding sequence ATGAACAAAGCAAGACTCGAAATGTTCAGCGATGGTGTAATCGCTATTATTATTACCATCATGGTACTTGAGTTAAAAGTTCCCCATGAAGCTACATGGGATGCTTTATTAAAACTCTGGCCTGTTTTCATAAGCTACATAGTAAGTTTTACTATGCTCGGCATTTATTGGGGTAATCATCATCATCTCATTCATACAATAAAAGAAGTAAGAGGCAGCATCTTGTGGGCAAACCTGCATTTATTATTCTGGCTATCACTTATTCCTTTTGCCACCGGCTGGATGGGTGAAAATCATTTTGAGAAAAAAACAGTTGCTGTTTATGCATTGCTGGAGAATCTCTGCGGCGTTGCTTATTACATCTTACTAATGGTAATGAAAGCCTGTAACCGGAATAATGAAGCTTTGCTTGAATTGCTTAGAAAGCAGTCTAAAAAAGGATCTATCTCCTGTATTATTTACACGATCGCAATGATTGCAGCACTTTATAATGCTCTTGCTGGCGGTATCCTTATCCTCCTTGTTGCCATTATGTGGCTGATACCGGACAGGAATATTGAAAGAGCAGCAAAAGAATAA
- the ftsY gene encoding signal recognition particle-docking protein FtsY, which produces MGFLNKLFGKKEKESLDQGLQKTKEGFFAKITKAIAGKNTVDEEVLDNLEDALVSSDVGIETTIKIIERVEQRVAKDKYFGASELNRILQEEIELMLVDAPAANSYAFDSEFPAKPYIILVVGVNGVGKTTTIGKLAYNFKAAGKEVLLGAADTFRAAAVDQLTIWSERVGVPIVKQAMGSDPAAVAFDTVQSAVAKGSDVVLIDTAGRLHNKAHLMDELGKIKRVVQKVIPDAPHEVLLVLDGSTGQNALEQAKHFTATTDVTALAITKLDGTAKGGVVLAIANQFKIPVKFIGVGEKMEDLLVFDKHEFVNSLFNLEK; this is translated from the coding sequence ATGGGTTTTTTAAATAAGCTATTTGGTAAAAAAGAAAAGGAGAGCCTTGACCAGGGTTTGCAAAAAACCAAGGAAGGCTTCTTTGCCAAAATAACAAAAGCAATTGCTGGAAAAAACACTGTTGATGAAGAAGTGTTGGATAACCTGGAAGATGCCCTGGTTAGCTCTGATGTAGGCATTGAAACAACAATCAAGATCATTGAGCGGGTAGAACAAAGGGTAGCAAAGGATAAATATTTTGGAGCTTCAGAACTTAATAGAATTTTACAGGAAGAAATTGAGTTAATGCTCGTTGATGCTCCTGCAGCTAATAGCTATGCCTTTGATTCAGAATTTCCGGCAAAGCCTTATATAATTTTAGTGGTAGGTGTAAATGGTGTTGGTAAAACAACCACGATCGGCAAGCTTGCTTATAATTTCAAAGCGGCAGGAAAAGAAGTATTACTTGGGGCTGCAGATACATTTCGTGCAGCCGCTGTTGATCAACTTACAATATGGAGTGAAAGAGTAGGTGTTCCAATAGTGAAGCAAGCAATGGGTAGTGACCCGGCTGCTGTGGCTTTTGACACAGTTCAAAGTGCGGTAGCAAAAGGTAGTGATGTTGTACTCATTGATACAGCCGGACGTTTACATAATAAAGCCCACCTGATGGATGAACTGGGTAAAATAAAAAGAGTGGTTCAAAAAGTAATTCCGGATGCCCCGCATGAAGTATTACTGGTGCTTGATGGAAGTACGGGTCAAAATGCACTTGAACAAGCAAAACATTTTACAGCAACAACTGATGTTACAGCATTAGCAATAACTAAACTTGATGGCACAGCAAAAGGAGGTGTTGTTCTTGCAATCGCTAATCAATTTAAAATACCTGTAAAATTTATTGGTGTTGGTGAAAAAATGGAAGACCTGCTGGTTTTTGATAAGCATGAGTTTGTGAATAGTTTATTTAATCTTGAAAAATAG
- the ppk1 gene encoding polyphosphate kinase 1, which produces MADNQFTFLNRDLSWLSFNHRVLLEAGDESVPLYSRIQFLSIFSSNLDEFFRVRMPSIFAFTSINAKKTPLREEYPEDLVMTVKNMIQKQLEGFGKILKTQILPGLEQNNIHLYYGDAIRNEHKESVKDYFLSKVLSFIQPVILKKENQLNVFLENNYLYFIVHAEMLNEPGQPVYALLNIPSDQLPRFSELQKLEDTNYLLFLDDVIRENITEIFSGYKIQGAYSVKLTRDADLNLEDEFAGDIAEKIEKQLSKRDIGSATRFLFDGRMPPEIREFVKNYFKLPEDEMVEGGRYHNLKDLGSLPNPGGKKLSYENWPAIPHAGFTNDRPIFEIIKDGEKLLHLPYQSYNYILRFFNEAAIDPKVKEIYVTLYRVAANSHIVNALISAAKNGKKVTVFVELKARFDEANNIRWSKKMKTAGVKIVNSIPGLKVHAKVALISRYEESQLEHYSLMATGNFNESTAKFYTDHVFFTNKKEFSDELQELFYYLQSRSQPGQYGKINFKHLLVSQFNLVKRFRKMIDREIENAKAGLPANIIIKVNNLQEREMIEKLYEASNAGVKIQLIVRSICCVAPGIPGQSENITIHRIVDRYLEHARIFMFYNNGQPEFYMGSADWMSRNLFSRIEVVFPVYDEKMKEEISNILQLQLSDNSKAVLLKADLSNEKIDPQDKEPLASQEAIYNFIKERKHEA; this is translated from the coding sequence ATGGCCGATAACCAATTTACTTTCCTTAACCGTGACCTGAGCTGGCTTAGTTTTAATCATCGTGTGCTGCTGGAAGCAGGTGATGAATCGGTGCCACTATACAGCCGCATCCAGTTTCTATCTATTTTTTCTTCCAATCTCGATGAGTTCTTCCGGGTTCGGATGCCATCAATTTTTGCTTTTACAAGTATTAATGCAAAAAAGACTCCTTTGCGTGAAGAATATCCTGAAGACCTGGTGATGACGGTGAAAAATATGATCCAGAAACAACTGGAGGGTTTTGGAAAAATATTAAAAACACAAATACTACCAGGGCTTGAGCAAAATAATATTCATTTGTATTATGGTGATGCCATCAGGAACGAGCATAAAGAATCCGTGAAGGATTATTTTCTTTCAAAGGTTCTCTCTTTTATACAACCTGTGATCCTGAAAAAAGAAAATCAGCTAAATGTTTTTCTCGAAAATAATTATCTCTATTTTATTGTACATGCAGAAATGTTGAATGAACCGGGTCAGCCGGTTTATGCATTGCTGAATATTCCATCCGACCAATTGCCGCGGTTTTCCGAATTGCAAAAATTGGAGGACACAAACTACCTGCTTTTTTTAGATGATGTGATACGGGAGAATATCACTGAAATATTTTCGGGTTATAAAATTCAGGGTGCCTATAGTGTGAAGCTAACCCGTGACGCAGACTTGAATCTTGAGGATGAATTTGCCGGTGATATTGCAGAGAAGATCGAAAAGCAATTAAGCAAAAGAGATATCGGTTCTGCTACCCGTTTTTTATTTGATGGGCGTATGCCTCCGGAAATAAGAGAGTTTGTAAAAAATTATTTCAAACTGCCGGAAGATGAAATGGTGGAAGGTGGTCGCTATCATAACCTGAAAGACCTGGGAAGCCTCCCGAATCCTGGTGGTAAAAAATTGAGTTATGAAAACTGGCCGGCCATACCACATGCCGGTTTTACGAATGACCGGCCCATTTTTGAAATTATAAAAGATGGCGAAAAGCTTCTTCACCTGCCATACCAATCTTACAATTATATTCTGAGGTTCTTTAATGAAGCAGCAATAGATCCGAAAGTAAAAGAGATCTATGTAACGCTTTACCGGGTAGCTGCCAATTCACATATTGTAAATGCACTTATCAGCGCTGCAAAAAATGGAAAGAAGGTAACAGTGTTTGTTGAATTGAAAGCAAGATTTGATGAAGCCAATAATATCCGCTGGAGTAAAAAGATGAAAACAGCAGGAGTAAAGATCGTGAATTCTATTCCGGGCTTGAAAGTGCATGCAAAGGTTGCATTGATAAGCCGCTATGAAGAAAGCCAACTAGAGCATTACTCTTTGATGGCTACTGGTAATTTTAACGAATCCACCGCTAAATTTTATACAGACCATGTTTTCTTTACCAATAAAAAAGAATTTAGCGATGAGCTGCAGGAGTTATTTTATTACCTGCAGTCAAGATCTCAACCTGGGCAGTATGGGAAAATTAATTTCAAGCACTTGTTGGTTTCCCAATTCAATTTGGTGAAACGCTTCCGTAAAATGATTGACAGGGAAATTGAAAATGCAAAGGCGGGTTTGCCAGCAAATATTATTATTAAAGTAAATAACCTGCAGGAAAGGGAGATGATCGAAAAATTGTATGAAGCAAGCAATGCGGGAGTAAAAATTCAATTAATAGTTCGAAGCATTTGTTGTGTAGCGCCGGGTATTCCCGGACAAAGCGAAAACATAACCATACATAGAATTGTTGACCGCTATCTTGAACATGCAAGAATTTTTATGTTTTATAATAACGGCCAGCCGGAGTTTTATATGGGTAGCGCCGATTGGATGAGTCGTAACCTGTTTAGCCGCATCGAAGTTGTATTTCCTGTTTATGATGAAAAAATGAAAGAAGAGATCAGCAACATACTTCAATTGCAGCTCAGCGATAACAGTAAAGCAGTTTTACTCAAGGCTGATCTAAGCAATGAAAAAATTGATCCGCAAGACAAAGAACCTCTTGCTTCACAGGAAGCTATTTACAATTTTATAAAAGAAAGAAAACACGAGGCCTAA
- the rpmG gene encoding 50S ribosomal protein L33, with amino-acid sequence MAKKGNRVQVILECTEHKNSGQPGTSRYITVKNKKNNPERLELKKFNSILKKVTVHKEIK; translated from the coding sequence ATGGCAAAGAAAGGAAACCGTGTACAGGTAATTCTGGAATGTACTGAGCACAAAAACAGTGGTCAGCCTGGTACCAGCCGTTACATTACTGTAAAAAACAAGAAGAACAATCCTGAAAGATTAGAGTTGAAAAAATTCAACTCGATCCTGAAGAAAGTGACTGTTCATAAAGAAATCAAATAA
- a CDS encoding DUF4295 domain-containing protein — MAKAAKTAIKSKDQKAASDAKNWTKVIRSVRSPKSGAYTFKEAIVHKDKIKEFLAQK, encoded by the coding sequence ATGGCAAAAGCAGCTAAAACCGCGATTAAGAGCAAAGACCAGAAAGCAGCATCAGATGCAAAAAACTGGACTAAAGTAATCCGTTCTGTACGCAGCCCGAAATCCGGTGCTTATACTTTTAAAGAAGCAATCGTACACAAGGATAAGATCAAAGAATTCCTCGCTCAAAAATAA
- a CDS encoding TonB-dependent receptor translates to MKSIFGFILLTISSGICFAQSQAKSVKVTVVNEAQQPLAGATVQLLKMDSSIVKVQVSDKLGVAEFDDLSENNYLVQVSYTGFTHVILDIKNLQQKEESSHVVTLQSIVAVQNEVTVTAKKPFVQFAPDKTVINVDAGITNAGTSILDVLEKSPGVTVGRDGTISMKGKPQVMVLIDGKQTQLSGADLQTYLSGISASQIDVIELIDNPGAKYDAAGNSGIINIKTKKLRQKGFNGSLSLSIGQGIYTKSNNSLNLNYRNGKINVFLNYGKGLATETMKMYTLRKYFDQNRNDSLLLQQPNWTKSDIRADNIKAGLDFFVSNNTTIGLTFTGAYSDRTTKSVSTIDWMTPDFVIDSTINTWGTRYSNFKRSGINVYANHTFSNKDVLSVDVDFIGFEIKAGQFFETKLSTPGSITTGTEGNVPSSLDIFTAKLDYTKKVKKYLWEAGMKTANTKTNNLAEYSFYDGMNWYEDLSRSNHFLYDERISAVYSSLSTDVKKWQFQGGLRYENTSYTANQLGNAVVKDSMTRRNYHSLFPTAFITYHADSSNNLTFRFGRRIDRPQFQNLNPFLITINKYTYEGGNPYIRPQYTWNFELIHSYKNIISTGISYSYLKDYFSQIFVIDSNASNVNQNVIIYTRGNVGSFQSFGATVTLQLPVTKWWNFTTVVVYTHKIIKGVVWEPIEARVDQVNISTNNQFPFKKGWAGELSGYYQSNSQIDLQESLTPRGEMGFGISKQIMKGKGTLRLNVRDIFYTQNYSGYSLFENSDEPFTVKWDSRVVRIAFSWRFGKAMKAIKRSSGSAAEETDRVGN, encoded by the coding sequence ATGAAAAGTATATTTGGATTTATCCTTTTAACGATCAGTTCTGGTATTTGCTTTGCCCAATCACAGGCAAAGTCAGTTAAAGTCACGGTTGTTAATGAAGCGCAGCAACCTTTAGCCGGAGCCACTGTGCAGCTTTTAAAGATGGATTCTTCAATTGTAAAAGTGCAGGTGTCTGACAAACTTGGGGTGGCCGAATTTGATGATCTTTCAGAAAATAATTACCTGGTACAGGTAAGCTATACTGGATTTACGCATGTTATACTTGATATTAAAAATCTTCAGCAAAAAGAAGAGTCTAGTCATGTCGTTACATTGCAATCAATTGTTGCTGTGCAGAATGAAGTGACAGTAACCGCCAAAAAACCGTTTGTACAATTTGCCCCAGATAAAACTGTCATAAATGTAGATGCAGGTATTACAAATGCTGGTACTTCTATACTGGATGTACTTGAAAAGTCACCGGGAGTAACTGTAGGCCGGGACGGTACTATTAGTATGAAAGGCAAACCCCAGGTAATGGTCCTGATCGATGGAAAACAAACTCAATTAAGCGGCGCAGATTTGCAGACTTATCTTTCCGGTATCAGCGCTTCGCAAATTGACGTGATAGAATTAATTGATAACCCAGGTGCCAAATATGATGCGGCTGGTAATTCAGGTATCATAAACATTAAAACAAAAAAGCTGAGACAAAAAGGTTTTAATGGTTCATTGAGTTTGAGCATTGGCCAGGGTATCTACACAAAATCAAATAACAGTCTTAATCTTAACTACCGTAATGGGAAAATAAATGTATTTCTTAATTATGGTAAAGGACTCGCTACAGAAACGATGAAGATGTACACACTCAGGAAGTACTTTGATCAAAACCGTAACGATTCTTTGCTGCTTCAACAGCCTAATTGGACCAAAAGCGACATAAGGGCTGATAATATAAAAGCAGGACTTGATTTTTTTGTATCGAATAACACTACAATAGGCCTGACATTCACAGGTGCTTATTCAGATAGAACAACCAAAAGCGTAAGTACCATTGATTGGATGACACCGGATTTTGTAATTGATTCCACTATCAATACCTGGGGTACGAGATATAGTAATTTCAAAAGGTCTGGAATTAATGTTTATGCCAATCATACTTTTTCAAATAAAGATGTGCTTTCTGTTGATGTTGATTTTATAGGTTTTGAAATTAAAGCAGGACAGTTTTTTGAAACAAAACTAAGTACACCCGGAAGCATTACGACTGGTACCGAAGGCAATGTGCCTTCATCCCTGGATATTTTTACTGCAAAGCTGGATTATACAAAAAAGGTTAAGAAATATTTGTGGGAGGCTGGTATGAAAACAGCGAATACCAAAACCAATAACCTGGCCGAATATTCATTTTATGATGGCATGAACTGGTATGAAGACCTCAGCAGGAGCAACCACTTTTTATATGATGAGAGGATCAGCGCTGTATACAGCAGTTTAAGTACTGACGTCAAAAAATGGCAATTCCAGGGAGGTCTCCGTTATGAAAATACAAGCTATACTGCCAATCAATTGGGCAATGCGGTAGTAAAGGATTCAATGACACGAAGAAACTACCATAGCCTGTTCCCTACTGCCTTTATCACTTATCATGCGGATTCAAGTAACAATTTAACCTTTCGTTTTGGCAGGAGGATAGATAGGCCACAGTTTCAAAACCTGAACCCGTTTCTCATTACCATCAATAAATATACTTATGAAGGAGGCAATCCTTATATAAGGCCTCAATACACATGGAATTTTGAACTCATACATTCATATAAAAACATAATTTCAACAGGCATCTCATACAGTTATCTGAAAGATTATTTCTCGCAGATATTCGTTATTGACTCAAACGCAAGTAACGTTAATCAAAATGTTATCATTTATACCCGTGGAAATGTAGGAAGTTTTCAAAGTTTCGGAGCGACAGTAACCTTACAACTTCCGGTAACAAAATGGTGGAACTTTACGACTGTTGTGGTTTATACACATAAGATCATTAAAGGCGTAGTATGGGAGCCGATCGAAGCAAGGGTAGACCAGGTAAATATCAGTACTAATAACCAGTTTCCGTTTAAAAAAGGCTGGGCTGGGGAGCTGAGTGGCTATTATCAAAGTAATAGTCAGATCGACTTGCAGGAAAGCCTGACACCGCGGGGCGAAATGGGTTTTGGCATTTCTAAACAAATTATGAAAGGCAAGGGCACCCTGCGACTAAACGTAAGGGATATCTTCTATACCCAGAATTACTCAGGATATTCATTATTTGAGAACTCGGATGAGCCTTTTACAGTAAAATGGGACTCCAGGGTGGTCCGAATTGCCTTCTCCTGGCGGTTTGGTAAAGCAATGAAGGCCATCAAGAGATCGTCTGGCAGTGCTGCTGAAGAAACAGATAGGGTGGGGAATTAA
- a CDS encoding DUF2200 domain-containing protein → MDYTRVFAYSFASIYSLYIKKVEGKERTKAELETVIFWLTGYNKQTLQKQIDKKSDLKTFFAEAPKMNPNASKITGVICGYRVEDIEDKLMQQIRYMDKLVDELAKGKKMEKILRE, encoded by the coding sequence ATGGATTATACAAGAGTATTTGCGTACAGTTTTGCCAGTATCTATTCCTTATATATAAAAAAAGTAGAGGGAAAGGAACGCACAAAGGCTGAGCTGGAAACTGTTATCTTTTGGCTAACGGGGTACAACAAGCAAACATTGCAAAAGCAGATCGACAAGAAAAGTGATCTTAAAACCTTTTTCGCCGAGGCTCCCAAAATGAATCCAAATGCTTCAAAGATCACCGGCGTAATTTGTGGATACCGTGTAGAAGACATCGAAGACAAACTCATGCAACAGATCCGGTATATGGATAAGTTGGTGGACGAGTTGGCAAAAGGAAAGAAAATGGAGAAGATTTTAAGAGAGTAA
- the rpmB gene encoding 50S ribosomal protein L28 gives MARVCQVTGKKPIGGNKVSHSNIKTKRRFLPNLQTKRYYLVEEDKWITLKVSSEAIRTINKNGLFNVVKELRKQGQHI, from the coding sequence ATGGCTAGAGTATGTCAGGTAACAGGTAAAAAACCAATAGGTGGAAACAAAGTTTCTCACTCAAATATCAAAACAAAACGCCGTTTTCTGCCCAATCTGCAGACAAAACGCTATTACCTGGTTGAAGAAGATAAATGGATCACATTGAAAGTTTCAAGTGAAGCGATCCGCACCATTAACAAGAATGGTCTTTTCAACGTGGTCAAAGAATTAAGAAAACAAGGTCAACACATTTAA
- the rimO gene encoding 30S ribosomal protein S12 methylthiotransferase RimO codes for MKTKKLHKDKVNIITLGCSKNMVDSEVLSGQLMANEIDVVHENKKSDHNIVVVNTCGFIEKAKEESINTILDQVELKNRGKLDKVYVTGCLSHRYKDELEKEIPGVDAFFGTMELPLILKQFDADYKTELLGERLLATPQHYAYLKISEGCNRTCSFCAIPLMRGGHVSKSIEEIVKEAEGLVRRGVKEVMLIAQELTYYGLDIYKKRMLPDLLHRLADVKGLEWIRLHYAYPSKFPLEILDVMRERENICNYLDMPLQHAANNMLKAMKRQITREEMEDLIVAVREKVPGICLRTTLIAGFPGETQDDVDELKLFLQKQRFDRVGIFTYSHEEGTSAHDLIDDVPADEKERRAQEIMETQQEISFELNQEKVGKVFKTLIDKKEAGRYLGRTEFDSVEVDNEVVIHSSKKLPIGEFVNVKITKAFDYDLEGEVV; via the coding sequence ATGAAAACAAAAAAGCTACATAAAGACAAAGTGAACATCATCACCCTTGGGTGTAGTAAGAATATGGTGGATAGTGAAGTGCTGAGTGGTCAGTTGATGGCCAATGAGATTGATGTAGTGCATGAGAATAAAAAATCTGATCACAATATAGTTGTAGTAAATACATGTGGCTTTATTGAAAAAGCAAAAGAAGAATCTATCAATACTATCCTCGACCAGGTTGAATTAAAAAATCGTGGTAAGCTCGATAAAGTGTATGTGACAGGTTGTTTGAGTCACCGATATAAAGATGAGCTGGAAAAAGAAATACCCGGAGTGGATGCTTTTTTTGGAACAATGGAACTTCCATTGATCTTAAAACAGTTCGATGCAGATTATAAAACTGAACTGCTGGGTGAAAGATTATTAGCTACGCCGCAACATTACGCCTATCTGAAAATTTCAGAGGGCTGTAACCGTACCTGTTCATTCTGTGCTATTCCGCTTATGCGTGGCGGACATGTAAGCAAATCAATTGAAGAAATTGTAAAAGAAGCCGAGGGTTTGGTAAGACGTGGTGTAAAAGAAGTGATGCTGATAGCACAGGAGCTTACTTACTATGGTCTTGATATTTATAAAAAGAGAATGTTGCCGGACCTCTTACATCGCCTGGCTGATGTAAAAGGTTTGGAATGGATCCGTTTGCATTATGCATATCCATCAAAATTTCCATTGGAGATTTTAGATGTGATGCGTGAACGGGAAAATATCTGTAACTATCTCGATATGCCGTTGCAGCATGCTGCAAACAATATGCTGAAAGCAATGAAGCGTCAGATAACAAGAGAAGAAATGGAAGATCTGATTGTTGCAGTAAGAGAAAAAGTTCCTGGTATTTGTTTACGTACGACTTTAATTGCCGGGTTTCCCGGTGAAACGCAGGATGATGTTGATGAACTGAAATTATTTTTACAGAAACAACGTTTCGATCGTGTTGGCATTTTTACATACTCACATGAAGAAGGAACATCTGCTCATGATTTGATTGATGATGTGCCTGCAGATGAGAAGGAGAGAAGGGCACAGGAGATAATGGAAACACAACAGGAAATTTCATTTGAATTGAACCAGGAAAAAGTAGGAAAGGTTTTCAAAACACTTATTGATAAAAAAGAAGCTGGTCGCTATTTAGGCCGTACAGAATTTGATTCGGTGGAAGTAGATAATGAAGTGGTGATTCATTCTTCAAAGAAATTACCCATCGGTGAATTTGTTAATGTGAAGATCACAAAGGCTTTTGACTACGATCTGGAAGGAGAAGTGGTTTAG
- a CDS encoding DUF1572 domain-containing protein yields MLSVQIAKHFREVYFGGNWTSVNLKETLADVSWQQATAKVYTFNTIAVLVFHMNYYVGVVLKVLHGQPLDAHDKYSFDLPPIKSQGDWENLLNKTWVDAEKFASLIEQLPDSKLDQIFSDEKYGTYHRNLHGIIEHTHYHLGQIVLIKKILLQANKN; encoded by the coding sequence ATTTTATCTGTACAAATAGCCAAACATTTCCGCGAAGTCTATTTCGGTGGCAACTGGACGTCGGTAAATCTTAAGGAAACATTGGCTGATGTATCATGGCAACAAGCCACAGCAAAGGTTTATACTTTTAATACGATTGCTGTATTGGTTTTCCATATGAACTATTATGTAGGCGTTGTGTTGAAAGTATTACACGGACAACCATTGGATGCACATGATAAATATAGTTTTGATCTTCCGCCGATCAAATCACAAGGAGATTGGGAAAATTTGCTGAACAAAACATGGGTTGATGCTGAAAAATTTGCCAGCTTGATCGAGCAGTTACCCGATAGCAAGCTTGACCAAATCTTCTCGGATGAAAAATACGGGACCTATCACAGGAATCTTCATGGCATTATTGAGCATACGCATTACCACCTGGGACAAATTGTTCTTATAAAGAAAATTCTTTTACAGGCAAACAAAAACTAA